A window of the Lactuca sativa cultivar Salinas chromosome 5, Lsat_Salinas_v11, whole genome shotgun sequence genome harbors these coding sequences:
- the LOC111916515 gene encoding mitochondrial import inner membrane translocase subunit Tim9, translating to MDKSMLGDLGNLPAEDQARMATMIDQLQIRDSLRMYNTLVERCFTDCVDTFRRKTLDKQEETCVRRCAEKFLKHSMRVGLRFAELNQGAATPD from the exons ATGGACAAAAGTATGCTCGGAGATCTAGGGAATCTTCCAGCGGAGGATCAAGCTCGAATGGCCACCATGATCGACCAGCTTCAAATACGTGACAG TTTGAGAATGTATAACACGCTTGTGGAGAGATGCTTTACAGATTGTGTGGATACATTCAGACGCAAAACGTTGGATAAGCAAGAGGAGACGTGTGTGAGGAGATGTGCTGAGAAATTCTTGAAGCATTCAATGCGTGTTGGATTGAGATTTGCAGAACTCAACCAAGGTGCAGCTACACCAGACTAA